One Lactobacillus sp. CBA3606 DNA segment encodes these proteins:
- a CDS encoding NAD(P)H-dependent oxidoreductase has product MKTVIIFDHPYTATASNNQPHHRAFLAALLQQVRQQLTTAGQDVDLIDLHADSFNPVMSATDLAHWRQGVPIDAQCADYQRRLADADRLIFMFPVWWEVMPAMTKGFLDKVYAKTILYNAKTMQTTLVKQPQIDIITTMSTPNWAYRLLFGAPLAKLLFRGTFLKTRLWHFKWYNFAQLTQKTPQQRQTLLRQFKLKL; this is encoded by the coding sequence ATGAAAACTGTCATTATTTTCGATCATCCTTATACCGCAACCGCTAGCAATAACCAACCCCACCACCGCGCTTTTTTGGCCGCTTTACTGCAACAAGTCCGGCAACAACTAACGACTGCGGGACAAGATGTTGACTTAATTGATTTGCATGCCGATAGTTTTAACCCCGTTATGTCAGCGACCGACCTTGCCCATTGGCGACAAGGCGTGCCGATTGACGCTCAGTGTGCCGATTACCAACGGCGCCTAGCAGACGCTGATCGACTTATTTTCATGTTTCCGGTCTGGTGGGAAGTCATGCCAGCAATGACGAAAGGCTTCTTAGATAAAGTCTACGCCAAAACAATCTTGTATAACGCAAAAACCATGCAGACGACTTTAGTCAAGCAACCTCAGATTGATATTATAACTACCATGAGCACGCCCAACTGGGCTTACCGGTTATTGTTTGGAGCACCACTTGCCAAGCTATTATTTCGTGGCACGTTTCTAAAAACTCGACTTTGGCATTTCAAATGGTATAACTTCGCCCAACTCACGCAAAAAACACCACAACAACGGCAGACGTTATTGCGGCAATTTAAGTTAAAGCTTTAG
- a CDS encoding Crp/Fnr family transcriptional regulator: protein MDAYFKTQIPVFNQHWAEIAPLFTAMTVPEKTTLLREGDIAHNIYFVDAGAVRLWHNDDGRDITVQFFFENQIVASFQSLTEQTPSQFSLETLAPTQLTKLSYPHFNQLVEKYPALQQTMTHQISARFMTYMTYFLSRIQNNPEQRVIDLMANEPEILARVPHHYIASYLGMTPVSFSRIQKRLR, encoded by the coding sequence ATGGACGCTTATTTTAAAACTCAAATTCCTGTTTTCAACCAACATTGGGCTGAAATTGCGCCGCTTTTCACTGCCATGACAGTTCCTGAAAAAACAACCTTGTTACGTGAAGGCGATATCGCTCATAACATTTACTTTGTCGATGCAGGGGCCGTCCGACTTTGGCACAATGATGATGGCCGTGATATTACGGTACAGTTCTTCTTTGAGAATCAAATCGTCGCTTCTTTTCAAAGTCTAACTGAACAAACCCCGAGTCAGTTCTCGTTAGAAACTTTAGCGCCAACTCAGCTTACGAAATTATCGTACCCTCACTTTAACCAGCTCGTCGAAAAATACCCGGCACTCCAACAGACGATGACTCATCAGATTAGTGCCCGTTTTATGACTTACATGACTTATTTTTTATCGCGGATTCAAAATAATCCTGAACAGCGGGTCATTGATTTAATGGCTAATGAACCGGAGATTTTAGCGCGCGTGCCACACCATTATATCGCCTCTTACCTAGGAATGACGCCGGTCTCTTTTAGTCGGATTCAAAAACGACTACGCTAA